One part of the Bacteroidales bacterium genome encodes these proteins:
- a CDS encoding DUF4835 family protein has protein sequence MQLKRLLGLFFIIVPTFLTAQELKCNVQINSQKIQGTNRTVYQTLQTAIYEFMNNTSWTNHVYNIDERIECNIVINLNEQIGSDEYKGTIQVQARRPVFNTSYNTTMLNFLDNYFDFRYLEFNKLEFNENTHLNNLTSVLAFYAYIILGIDYDSYSYMGGTEYFQKAEKILNNAQNAPESGWKVYEGNRKNRYWMIENILDEKYRPIREVYYRYHRLGLDLMNEKLIEGRVEIVECTATIQKVFRDKPDPYLFYMQLFFDAKNDELVNLFSESYPAEKTRVLNILTEIDNANASKYKAIMEQKN, from the coding sequence ATGCAATTGAAACGCTTATTGGGTCTCTTCTTTATCATTGTGCCTACTTTCCTGACGGCACAAGAATTAAAGTGTAATGTTCAGATCAACTCTCAAAAAATTCAAGGAACTAATCGAACTGTATATCAAACACTTCAAACGGCTATCTATGAATTTATGAACAATACTTCATGGACTAACCATGTATATAATATCGATGAACGGATAGAATGTAATATAGTTATTAACCTTAATGAGCAAATAGGCTCTGATGAGTACAAAGGAACTATTCAGGTTCAGGCTCGTAGGCCAGTATTCAATACATCTTACAATACAACGATGTTAAACTTCCTCGACAACTATTTCGATTTTAGATATTTGGAATTTAATAAGTTGGAATTTAATGAAAACACCCATTTAAATAATCTTACCTCTGTATTAGCATTCTACGCATATATTATTCTCGGAATCGATTACGATTCTTATTCATACATGGGGGGTACAGAATATTTTCAAAAGGCAGAGAAAATTTTGAATAATGCGCAAAATGCACCTGAAAGTGGTTGGAAGGTCTATGAAGGTAATCGCAAAAATCGATATTGGATGATTGAAAATATTTTAGACGAGAAATATCGTCCAATTCGTGAGGTATATTACCGATATCATCGTTTGGGTTTAGATTTAATGAATGAAAAGTTGATAGAGGGGAGAGTTGAAATTGTTGAATGCACGGCTACTATTCAAAAGGTTTTTCGCGACAAACCCGATCCATACCTATTTTATATGCAACTATTCTTCGATGCCAAGAACGACGAACTAGTAAATCTATTTTCAGAATCATACCCGGCTGAAAAAACTCGTGTTCTAAATATTCTTACCGAAATTGATAACGCAAATGCCTCGAAGTATAAGGCAATTATGGAGCAAAAGAACTAA
- the recN gene encoding DNA repair protein RecN, translated as MLKNLHIQNYALIDRLDIEFQQGLNIITGETGAGKSILLGALSLLLGQRADTSVLKDTSSSCIVEGHFNFTGYNLNDFFAENDIDYYDNTIIRRQINESGKSRAFINETPVNLNVLKDLGSLIIDIHSQHENLLLGNGQFQLNVLDSFASLVDDLNRYKDQFKLYQNNKIELEKLLLESTNTRKDLDYFQFQLNELIQAKLKVGELNELEILQQQLTHANEIKLSLQSVADALTNDTISVINMLKEAESNLRKISNFFPDAIELEKRIEGCRVELKDISNEIAVKNDKVDVDPSQLELVASRLDLLYALLQKHRLNSIDNLILLRDEIDSKVNFISNLDFNLEQKKKKLADIEKQLDTLSQTLTKKRKVAIPIIEKNIIDLLVQLGIKHAAFKVDIQKTDTFQLNGADRITFLFSANKQIPLQELSKVASGGELSRLMLSLKSMMIKSSGLPTIIFDEIDTGVSGEIADKVGNIIHDMANGMQVINITHLPQIASKGKNHFLVYKDNHSANSTTKIKLLDSKERVIEIAKMLSGEKLTEAALTNAKELLSMNGN; from the coding sequence ATGCTTAAGAATCTGCACATTCAAAACTATGCATTAATTGATAGACTCGACATTGAGTTTCAACAGGGATTAAATATTATTACTGGTGAAACCGGTGCGGGTAAATCCATACTTTTAGGAGCACTTTCGCTTTTACTTGGACAACGCGCCGATACATCGGTTTTAAAGGATACTAGCAGTAGTTGTATTGTTGAGGGACATTTTAACTTCACCGGGTATAACCTTAACGACTTTTTTGCTGAAAACGATATTGATTACTATGATAATACAATTATTCGTAGACAGATTAATGAATCTGGAAAGTCAAGAGCCTTTATTAATGAAACCCCAGTTAATCTTAATGTTTTAAAAGATTTAGGATCATTAATCATTGATATCCATTCACAGCACGAGAATCTACTCTTAGGAAATGGGCAATTTCAACTAAATGTGCTCGATTCATTCGCCTCATTGGTCGATGATTTAAATAGATATAAGGATCAATTCAAACTATATCAAAACAATAAAATCGAACTCGAAAAACTTTTATTAGAATCAACAAATACTCGCAAAGATTTAGACTATTTCCAATTTCAGTTAAATGAATTAATTCAAGCAAAATTAAAGGTAGGTGAATTGAACGAGTTGGAGATTTTGCAACAGCAACTAACCCATGCAAATGAAATTAAACTATCGCTCCAATCTGTTGCTGATGCATTGACTAATGATACCATTTCTGTTATCAATATGCTTAAAGAGGCAGAATCAAACTTGAGGAAAATCTCAAATTTCTTTCCCGATGCAATTGAACTGGAGAAAAGGATAGAGGGTTGTAGGGTTGAATTAAAAGATATATCCAATGAAATAGCTGTTAAGAACGATAAGGTGGATGTGGATCCATCTCAACTTGAACTTGTAGCCTCTCGGTTAGACCTCTTGTATGCACTTCTTCAGAAGCATAGGCTTAATTCAATTGACAATCTAATATTGTTAAGAGATGAAATTGATTCTAAGGTCAATTTTATCAGCAATCTCGATTTTAACCTTGAGCAGAAAAAGAAAAAGCTTGCAGATATTGAAAAGCAACTTGATACTTTGTCTCAGACATTAACCAAAAAGAGAAAAGTAGCAATACCCATAATTGAGAAAAACATTATTGATTTATTAGTGCAGCTGGGCATTAAACATGCTGCTTTCAAAGTTGATATTCAAAAAACAGATACATTCCAACTCAATGGAGCTGATAGGATAACGTTTTTATTCTCAGCAAACAAGCAGATTCCTTTACAAGAACTATCTAAAGTTGCTTCTGGTGGAGAACTTTCAAGATTAATGCTTAGTTTGAAATCAATGATGATAAAATCATCAGGGTTACCCACTATTATTTTTGATGAGATTGATACTGGTGTATCTGGTGAAATTGCCGACAAAGTTGGTAATATCATTCACGATATGGCTAACGGTATGCAAGTGATTAATATTACTCATTTACCGCAGATAGCATCTAAAGGGAAAAACCATTTTCTTGTATATAAGGACAATCACTCTGCCAATTCAACAACAAAGATTAAACTACTCGATAGCAAAGAACGTGTGATAGAGATTGCAAAAATGTTAAGTGGCGAAAAACTCACAGAAGCGGCACTAACAAATGCAAAGGAACTGCTATCGATGAATGGTAATTGA
- a CDS encoding SDR family oxidoreductase — MSNNLLKGKKGLIFGALNEKSIAWQVAERAYEEGAVFVLTNTPVAMRLGNINDLALKCNTVVIPADATKVEDIEHLVKETMKILGGKIDFVLHSIGMSPNVRKGKTYDDLDYEYLHKTLDISAISFHKLLQVCWKLDVINPWGSVVALSYIAAQRTLYGYNDMADAKALLESIARSFGYIYGRERRVRINTISQSPTETTAGSGVMGFDSLVDFTDRMSPLGNADAYECANFCVTLFSDLTRKITMQNLFHDGGFSSMGMSNRAMAVYNKNLEECRDCK; from the coding sequence ATGTCTAATAATTTACTTAAAGGGAAAAAAGGGCTCATTTTTGGAGCCTTGAATGAAAAATCTATTGCATGGCAGGTTGCTGAACGTGCTTATGAAGAAGGTGCAGTATTTGTGCTTACAAATACCCCTGTTGCAATGCGTTTGGGTAATATTAACGACTTAGCTTTAAAGTGCAATACAGTTGTAATTCCAGCCGATGCAACAAAAGTTGAGGATATTGAACATCTCGTAAAAGAGACAATGAAAATTCTAGGTGGAAAAATTGATTTTGTTCTTCATTCAATAGGTATGTCGCCTAATGTTCGTAAAGGCAAAACTTATGATGATTTAGATTACGAGTATTTACATAAAACATTAGATATCTCTGCGATATCGTTCCATAAATTGCTTCAAGTTTGTTGGAAGCTTGATGTAATTAACCCATGGGGCTCAGTTGTTGCACTTTCATATATTGCGGCGCAACGTACGCTTTATGGCTATAATGACATGGCAGACGCAAAAGCGTTATTAGAGTCTATTGCTCGAAGTTTTGGCTATATCTATGGTCGCGAACGAAGGGTTAGAATCAATACAATTTCACAATCACCAACAGAAACAACTGCTGGAAGTGGAGTTATGGGATTCGATTCACTAGTTGATTTTACTGATCGTATGTCCCCATTGGGAAATGCTGATGCATATGAGTGTGCAAACTTCTGTGTTACCCTTTTTAGCGATTTAACTCGAAAAATTACAATGCAGAATCTATTCCATGATGGAGGTTTTTCGAGTATGGGTATGAGTAATAGGGCAATGGCTGTTTATAATAAAAATTTAGAGGAGTGTAGAGATTGCAAGTAG
- a CDS encoding sigma-70 family RNA polymerase sigma factor has translation MRQLKITKSITNRESASLDKYLQEIGKEELITVEEEVELAQRIKKGDQEALEKLTRANLRFVVSVAKQYQNQGLSLPDLINEGNLGLIKAAEKFDETRGFKFISYAVWWIRQSILQALAEQSRIVRLPLNQVGSLNKINKAFSKFEQEFERTPSPEELADLLELPKEKITDTLRVSGRHVSVDAPFVDGEDNSLLDVLINSDSPNADKLLINESLSKEIERALATLTERERDIIKLFFGIGCQEMTLEEIGEKFGLTRERVRQIKEKAIRRLRHTSRSKLLKTYLG, from the coding sequence ATGAGACAGTTAAAAATAACAAAATCAATTACTAACAGGGAGAGCGCCTCACTGGATAAGTACTTGCAGGAAATTGGAAAAGAAGAACTTATAACAGTTGAAGAGGAAGTTGAACTTGCCCAGCGAATTAAAAAAGGGGATCAAGAAGCTCTTGAGAAATTAACAAGAGCTAATTTGCGTTTTGTCGTTTCCGTCGCCAAACAATATCAAAATCAAGGACTTAGCCTACCCGATTTAATTAATGAAGGAAATCTTGGTCTCATTAAAGCTGCCGAAAAGTTTGATGAAACTCGTGGTTTTAAATTTATCTCGTATGCTGTATGGTGGATTCGCCAATCGATATTACAGGCATTAGCTGAACAATCTCGTATTGTTCGTTTACCCTTGAATCAGGTTGGTTCCTTAAATAAAATAAATAAAGCTTTCTCAAAATTCGAACAGGAGTTTGAACGTACTCCATCGCCTGAAGAATTAGCTGATTTGCTTGAACTCCCTAAGGAAAAAATAACTGACACCCTAAGGGTTAGTGGACGGCATGTATCTGTTGATGCACCATTTGTAGATGGCGAAGATAATAGCCTACTTGATGTGCTGATCAATAGTGATTCTCCAAACGCCGACAAACTTCTTATTAATGAGTCATTAAGCAAGGAGATTGAGCGTGCCTTAGCAACACTTACCGAACGTGAACGCGATATTATTAAACTTTTCTTTGGCATTGGTTGTCAGGAAATGACCCTTGAGGAGATTGGTGAAAAATTCGGATTAACACGTGAAAGGGTTCGCCAGATTAAGGAAAAAGCCATTCGGAGGTTACGCCATACATCAAGGAGTAAACTGCTAAAAACATATCTAGGATAA
- a CDS encoding Do family serine endopeptidase: protein MRTQRIIIPMVSAIVGGLIAIAVSNYFFKVRSETIQPQKSEKVYYTRELQSDSNTTDFTIAAEKSVDAVVHVMTAYSDNSLYSSGNPLFDYFFGLRNNPNPEPILGSGSGVILTRDGFIVTNNHVIDNAQEIKVILNDKRTYDAKLVGRDPNTDIALLKIDANDLPFIAFGNSDDLKVGQWVLAIGNPFNLTSTVTAGIISAKARNIQIIQDSYAIESFIQTDAAVNPGNSGGALVNLKGELVGINTAIASRTGSYSGYSFAIPSSIAKKIVTDLIEFGEVQRAILGVKTKELDSETAEKYKIKEIKGVLVDGVYKGSAAEQAGLSKGDVILEINGAQVNSPSQLQEQISKYRPDQQIDIIVNRSNNKKHFSATLRNMKGGLGTYKIDESLNLLGADFNEISDRIKHDLGINYGVQITGLRDGKLRQGGIREGYIITKINRTPIKTVDDINRIIGISSGGVLIEGVYPNGVVAYYAIGID, encoded by the coding sequence ATTATTCCTATGGTTTCTGCAATTGTTGGTGGTTTAATTGCAATTGCAGTAAGTAATTATTTTTTTAAAGTAAGATCGGAAACAATTCAACCGCAAAAATCCGAGAAAGTTTACTACACACGAGAACTACAAAGTGACTCGAACACAACTGATTTTACTATTGCTGCCGAGAAAAGTGTTGACGCTGTAGTTCACGTTATGACAGCGTACTCGGATAATAGTTTATACTCATCGGGAAACCCACTTTTCGATTATTTTTTTGGTCTCAGAAACAATCCAAACCCTGAACCGATATTAGGTTCTGGCTCAGGCGTTATCCTCACAAGGGATGGCTTTATTGTAACAAACAATCATGTTATTGATAATGCTCAGGAAATTAAAGTAATCCTTAATGATAAAAGAACTTATGATGCTAAACTAGTTGGTCGCGATCCCAATACAGACATTGCATTACTCAAAATCGATGCTAATGATTTACCCTTTATTGCTTTTGGTAATTCTGATGATCTTAAGGTGGGACAATGGGTTTTAGCAATTGGAAATCCTTTTAATTTAACTTCAACTGTAACAGCAGGTATCATAAGCGCAAAAGCCCGTAATATTCAAATTATCCAGGATAGTTATGCAATAGAATCCTTTATACAAACTGATGCAGCAGTTAATCCTGGAAATAGCGGAGGCGCATTAGTTAATCTTAAAGGGGAACTGGTTGGTATAAATACAGCTATTGCTTCGAGAACCGGATCATATTCTGGCTATTCATTTGCAATACCATCTTCCATTGCTAAAAAAATTGTTACCGATTTAATTGAGTTTGGAGAGGTTCAAAGAGCCATTCTTGGTGTAAAAACAAAAGAATTGGATTCCGAAACCGCAGAGAAATACAAGATAAAGGAGATAAAAGGGGTTTTAGTTGATGGAGTTTATAAAGGGAGTGCAGCTGAACAAGCTGGTTTATCAAAAGGTGACGTTATCCTAGAAATAAATGGGGCACAGGTAAACAGCCCTTCCCAACTTCAAGAGCAGATTAGTAAGTATAGACCTGATCAACAAATTGATATTATTGTTAATCGCAGCAATAATAAGAAACATTTCTCGGCAACATTACGTAACATGAAGGGCGGATTAGGCACATACAAAATCGATGAATCATTAAATTTATTAGGTGCCGATTTTAATGAAATATCAGATCGAATTAAACATGATTTAGGTATTAATTACGGTGTCCAGATTACTGGACTAAGAGATGGAAAGCTAAGGCAGGGTGGAATTAGAGAGGGTTATATTATTACCAAAATTAACCGTACTCCAATAAAAACAGTTGATGATATCAATCGTATTATTGGAATTTCATCTGGAGGAGTACTAATTGAAGGGGTTTATCCAAATGGTGTAGTTGCATACTATGCAATTGGAATTGATTAA